The genomic interval GCGTTTGGCGTACGGCGTTTTGCGGATTAGCATATCCCCATGACCCCCGAAGAGTTCAAACGCATCGGCTACCGGCTCATCGACTGGATCGCCGAATACCGGCAGCGGGCCCGAGAATTGCCGGTGATGCCTCAGGTCGAGCCGGGGTTTCTGCGCTCGCAGCTTCCCGACGCCCCGCCCCGGCAGGCGGTGGGATTGGAGGGCATCACCCAGGAGCTGGAAAAGCTCGTCCCCGGCCTGATGGGCTGGCAGAGCCCCAACTTCTTCGGCTACTTCCCCTCTAACGCGCCGCTGCACTCGATCCTGGCCGACATGGTGGCAACCGGGCTGGGGCAGATCGGGCTTTCCTGGCAGGCCGCCCCGGCCCTCACCGAGCTCGAGGAGGTCATGACCGACTGGCTGCGGCAGATGCTGGGCCTGCCCCCCGGGTTCGAGGGCGTGATCCAGGACACCGCCTCCACGGGAACGCTGGTGGCGATGCTCACCGCGCGGGAGCGCTCCACCGCGCACTCGCAGGCCAGGGGTGGGCTTCAGGCCGAGGAGAAGCCGCTGGTGGCCTACGTTTCCGACCAGGCCCACTCCTCGGTGCCCAAGGCGGTGCTCTTGGCCGGGTTCGGGCGCGACAACCTGCGGCTCATCGAGACCGACGAGGCCCACGCCATGCGCTTGGATCTGCTCGAGGCGGCCATCGAGCGCGACCTGGCCGAAGGCCGCCGGCCCTGCGTGGTCGTGGCGGCGGTGGGCACCACCACCAGCACCGCCATCGACCCGGTGCGCCCCATCGCCCTTCTGGCCCGGAAATACGGGCTGTGGCTGCACGTGGATGCGGCCATGGCAGGCTCGGCCATGATCCTGCCGGAGTGCCGCTGGATGTGGGAAGGCATCGAGCACGCCGACTCCATCGTGCTCAACCCCCACAAGTGGCTGGGCGCGGCGTTCGACTGCTCGCTGTACTACGTGCGCGACCCCGAGCACCTGGTGCGGGTGATGTCTACCAACCCCTCCTATTTGCAGACCGCCGCCGACGGGAGGGCTAAGAACTACCGCGACTGGGGCATCCCGCTGGGGCGGCGCTTCCGGGCGCTCAAGCTGTGGTTCGCCCTGCTGGCCGAGGGGGTCGAGGGCTTGCAGGCGCGGCTGCGGCGCGACCTCGAGAACGCCCGCTGGCTCGAGGCCCAGGTGCGCCAGGCCCCCGGCTGGAAGCTGCTCGCACCGGTGCCCTTGCAGACCGTCTGCGTCCGCTACGAGCCCGAGGGCCTTGGCCCGGAAGAACTCGACCGTCACACCCTGGACTGGGTGGGCCGGGTCAACCGCTCCGGCAGGGCCTACCTGACGCCCGCCATCCTCAAGGGCCGCTGGATGGTGCGTGTCTCCATCGGAGCCGAGCTCACCGAACGCCGCCACGTCGAGGCGCTTTGGGCCCTGATGCGACAGGAAGCCGAGAAGGTGCGGCTTGAACGCTCCTGAACCCATGCCCTTCGAGCGCCTGGAAACCGCCGACGGATCGCCCACCGTGGTGCACCCCGTGTTCAAGGAAGCCTATAGCTCGGTGCATGGGGCGCTGATGCAGGCCAGAAAGCTCTACCTCGAGCTCACCCACACCCACCTCGAGCCCAGGCCCAGGGTGCTCGAGGTCGGCTTTGGCCTGGGGGTCAACTTCCGGGTCACGCTGGAGAGCGCCCTGAGCCGGGGGGTGCGGCTGGAGTACCTGGGCTACGAGTTCGCGCCGCTGGAGCGATCCCTGCTGGGGTCGGTGGAGGTGCCCCTCGGCGAGGCGGCGCGGGAGGTTTGGGAGGAGGTGCTAAAGCGCTGGCCCGCTGAGCCCCTGCGGCTACTGGGCGAATGGGGCAGCTTGGAAATCCGCTTCGAGGACGTGGTAAAAGCCCGGCTCCCGCGAGATTGGGCCACGGCGATCTACCTCGACCCCTTCAGCCCCGCGGTCAACCCCGAGCCCTGGAGCCTCGAGGTCATGCGCAAGCTGCACCGGGCTGCCCGGCCGGGGGCTTGGCTGGCGACCTACTCGGTCGCGGGTTCGGTTCGCCGGAATCTCACCCAGGCGGGCTTTGCGGTTGAGCGGGTCCCGGGGATGGGGAAGAGGGCCTGGCTGAGGGCTTGCCGTAGCGCTGGAGGAGCTCCTCGCGGGTGATGCAGGCTAGCTGCACCAGGGGGAGCCCGCGCCTGGGAAGCTCGCCCCGGTAAATCCACATGAACCAGATGTTGGCGATCCCCGTGATGAGCAACTGGCTCAGGGGAACCGGGTAGAGCTTGAAGCCGAAGACCTTCAGGGCCACAGCAGCGTAGCTGATGCCGTAGATCAGCCGGATGTCGGGCTCGTTCTCCAGCTTCTGCGCCAGAAGCTGGAAGCCGTGACGGGTTTGCCGCAGGAGGGTCATGGAAGGAAGGGCCGAACTCCTCACCGAGTCGAGGTGGACCTCGTAGGCTTTCACGCCGGGCTGGGCTTCGGGGACAGGGGGGCCGGGGAAGCGGGTCGGCCCTACAGAGAGGAGGTCGAAAGCCTCCAGGCCCAGCCGCTCGACCTGGTTTTTCTTGAAGTAGCGCTCGTGGTAGCCCTGAAAAGCCCGCTGTAGGCCCTGGCGCACACCCAGGGGCTTTAGCTCCATCTCGTCCATGCGCACCGGTTGGTAGCCCAGCTCGAGCAGCCGGGGCAGGGTGAGCTCGAGGA from Meiothermus sp. Pnk-1 carries:
- the mnmD gene encoding tRNA (5-methylaminomethyl-2-thiouridine)(34)-methyltransferase MnmD produces the protein MPFERLETADGSPTVVHPVFKEAYSSVHGALMQARKLYLELTHTHLEPRPRVLEVGFGLGVNFRVTLESALSRGVRLEYLGYEFAPLERSLLGSVEVPLGEAAREVWEEVLKRWPAEPLRLLGEWGSLEIRFEDVVKARLPRDWATAIYLDPFSPAVNPEPWSLEVMRKLHRAARPGAWLATYSVAGSVRRNLTQAGFAVERVPGMGKRAWLRACRSAGGAPRG
- a CDS encoding pyridoxal-dependent decarboxylase, whose product is MTPEEFKRIGYRLIDWIAEYRQRARELPVMPQVEPGFLRSQLPDAPPRQAVGLEGITQELEKLVPGLMGWQSPNFFGYFPSNAPLHSILADMVATGLGQIGLSWQAAPALTELEEVMTDWLRQMLGLPPGFEGVIQDTASTGTLVAMLTARERSTAHSQARGGLQAEEKPLVAYVSDQAHSSVPKAVLLAGFGRDNLRLIETDEAHAMRLDLLEAAIERDLAEGRRPCVVVAAVGTTTSTAIDPVRPIALLARKYGLWLHVDAAMAGSAMILPECRWMWEGIEHADSIVLNPHKWLGAAFDCSLYYVRDPEHLVRVMSTNPSYLQTAADGRAKNYRDWGIPLGRRFRALKLWFALLAEGVEGLQARLRRDLENARWLEAQVRQAPGWKLLAPVPLQTVCVRYEPEGLGPEELDRHTLDWVGRVNRSGRAYLTPAILKGRWMVRVSIGAELTERRHVEALWALMRQEAEKVRLERS
- a CDS encoding polysaccharide deacetylase family protein encodes the protein MIIAEALVLIALVYGICDLLFRWMGIGAYAWGLRSSPKIALTFDDGPSEHTPRLLELLRRYGVKATFFVTGTQAEKHPELLEALRADGHQVESHGYWHRQAFLMWPWQEAEHIRRVEGKLYRPPFGAHSPFTRLLARLLGKKVALWDLESKDWTDRPAEELAEYLILWCKPGSILLLHDRYPVTANILELTLPRLLELGYQPVRMDEMELKPLGVRQGLQRAFQGYHERYFKKNQVERLGLEAFDLLSVGPTRFPGPPVPEAQPGVKAYEVHLDSVRSSALPSMTLLRQTRHGFQLLAQKLENEPDIRLIYGISYAAVALKVFGFKLYPVPLSQLLITGIANIWFMWIYRGELPRRGLPLVQLACITREELLQRYGKPSARPSSPSPGPAQPQSPPG